The proteins below are encoded in one region of Apium graveolens cultivar Ventura chromosome 4, ASM990537v1, whole genome shotgun sequence:
- the LOC141719392 gene encoding bifunctional phosphatase IMPL2, chloroplastic-like, whose protein sequence is MGWLPEERLAEFVWVLDPIDGTTGFRVRLFDTLIALLHKSKPILGIIDRPILRKRWVGVQGRPTTVDGLHIQTRSCEWLSQETLSNFRLPNSLLLRYASSPLHFNDDEREAFDHVTKKNLPNERTRGILNEEKNVTEAILDEGPTADVALWAPHADVAGGPMLAWQDGTQLMWRVDVAC, encoded by the exons ATGGGTTGGTTACCGGAAGAGAGGCTTGCCGAATTTGTGTGGGTTCTAGACCCTATTGATGGAACTACCGGCTTCA GAGTTCGGTTGTTTGACACACTGATAGCTCTTCTGCACAAGAGTAAGCCG ATCTTGGGAATCATTGACCGACCAATTTTACGGAAAAGATGGGTTGGAGTACAAGGAAGACCAACCACCGTGGATGGTCTACACATACAGACCCGTTCCTGCGAATGGCTTTCGCAAGAAACGCT TTCTAACTTCCGCCTTCCAAATTCATTACTCCTCAGATATGCATCTAGCCCATTGCATTTTAACGATGATGAGCGAGAGGCCTTTGACCATGTCACGAAAAAG AATTTACCAAATGAACGGACTAGGGGAATACTAAATGAGGAGAAAAACGTTACAGAGGCAATACTGGATGAG GGTCCCACTGCTGACGTGGCATTGTGGGCCCCACATGCTGACGTGGCAGGTGGACCCATGCTGGCGTGGCAGGATGGGACCCAGCTGATGTGGCGTGTTGACGTGGCATGCTGA